A window of the Blastopirellula sediminis genome harbors these coding sequences:
- a CDS encoding DUF3352 domain-containing protein: protein MRPILATSLVLAGWFFAGAASLQAARPAASDILPDNTVIYARLTNVNEVKEKFGQTSIGKMMNDPQMQPFVAGVWLAINDSVAQVEDQVGISLDEVLSIPQGEIAFSLVPQESGPLAFVMFIDLGDNPATARKAMETLEELATGDGATLESETYKETKLNIINGRRGPLVYCEQDETLLLSNRTEALEDVIENWDGLRENPLSQSQKFVTIMSNSRGTKDEPPQLFWYADPIEAVREISAGGAGSGYLLAFLPVLGLDGVKAVGGSHIMATEDFDAISHLHVMLERPRTGVLAMIAPQNAETKPEMWVPADVTTYMTVNWDVEKTYNALETLYDSIRGEGKLAEDIDRRINNRLKIDFKADIIDNLDGRFTLVQWYEPPARINSQGTLLAAKVRDAGAARQTMETIVTNFFEGDLGLTIERHEIGTATYWTFIPPDRPLPDDMDEVRRRRIERARRMRPEPTFGVMGEYIFVADRPGLIEQAIRTQATGDRRLSDDLSYKLMLSKLQRQAGERSISAISFYKPEQTLRMWYELAEADSTKEFLGSRAEENQFLGNLKAQMEANPLPPFSVISKYMAPSGGIWINDESGIHYIAFQLKREEGL, encoded by the coding sequence ATGCGTCCTATTCTCGCTACCTCGCTCGTGCTCGCCGGCTGGTTTTTTGCCGGTGCAGCGTCGCTTCAGGCGGCTCGTCCCGCCGCATCCGACATTTTGCCTGACAATACGGTCATTTACGCTCGGCTGACCAATGTCAACGAGGTCAAAGAGAAGTTCGGCCAGACCTCGATCGGCAAGATGATGAACGACCCCCAGATGCAGCCGTTCGTCGCCGGCGTCTGGCTGGCGATCAACGATTCGGTCGCTCAGGTCGAAGATCAGGTCGGAATCAGCCTGGACGAGGTCCTCTCGATCCCCCAAGGGGAAATCGCCTTTTCCCTGGTGCCGCAGGAAAGCGGACCGCTGGCCTTTGTGATGTTTATCGACCTGGGGGACAACCCGGCGACTGCTCGCAAGGCGATGGAGACTCTGGAGGAACTCGCAACCGGCGACGGAGCGACCCTCGAATCGGAGACCTACAAAGAAACGAAGCTGAACATCATCAACGGACGCCGCGGACCGCTGGTTTACTGCGAACAAGATGAGACGCTCCTGTTGTCGAACCGGACCGAGGCGCTGGAAGATGTGATCGAGAACTGGGATGGCCTCCGTGAGAATCCGCTCTCGCAAAGCCAAAAGTTCGTCACCATCATGTCGAACTCGCGGGGGACGAAAGACGAGCCGCCGCAATTGTTCTGGTACGCCGATCCGATCGAAGCGGTCCGAGAGATCTCGGCCGGCGGCGCCGGGTCAGGCTACTTGCTCGCCTTTTTGCCGGTGCTGGGACTCGACGGCGTGAAGGCGGTCGGCGGCAGCCACATCATGGCGACCGAAGACTTCGACGCGATCTCACATCTGCATGTGATGCTCGAACGTCCGCGAACCGGCGTGCTGGCGATGATCGCGCCGCAGAATGCCGAGACGAAGCCGGAGATGTGGGTTCCGGCCGACGTCACCACTTACATGACCGTCAACTGGGACGTGGAGAAGACGTACAACGCCCTCGAAACGCTCTATGACAGCATCCGCGGCGAAGGGAAACTGGCCGAAGATATCGATCGCCGGATCAATAACCGGCTGAAGATCGACTTCAAAGCCGACATCATCGACAACCTGGATGGTCGCTTCACCCTGGTGCAGTGGTACGAGCCCCCGGCTCGCATCAACAGCCAAGGAACGCTGTTGGCGGCGAAAGTTCGCGACGCGGGCGCGGCTCGCCAGACGATGGAAACGATCGTCACCAACTTCTTTGAAGGGGATCTGGGGCTGACGATCGAACGTCACGAAATCGGCACGGCGACCTACTGGACCTTCATTCCGCCCGATCGTCCGCTGCCGGATGACATGGACGAAGTCCGTCGCCGCCGCATCGAGCGAGCTCGGCGGATGCGTCCGGAGCCGACCTTCGGCGTCATGGGCGAGTATATCTTCGTCGCCGATCGCCCCGGCCTGATCGAACAGGCGATCCGCACGCAAGCGACCGGCGATCGCCGTTTGTCCGACGATTTGAGCTACAAGCTGATGCTAAGCAAGCTGCAGCGTCAGGCAGGCGAACGCTCGATCAGCGCGATCAGCTTCTACAAGCCGGAACAGACGCTGCGGATGTGGTACGAACTGGCCGAAGCCGATTCGACCAAGGAGTTTCTCGGCAGTCGCGCCGAAGAGAACCAGTTCCTTGGGAACTTGAAAGCGCAAATGGAAGCGAATCCGCTCCCGCCGTTTTCGGTCATCTCGAAGTACATGGCGCCGAGCGGCGGCATCTGGATCAACGACGAATCAGGCATCCACTACATCGCCTTCCAGCTCAAGCGTGAGGAAGGCCTGTAA
- a CDS encoding Gfo/Idh/MocA family protein, which translates to MTPEKTRKTVPPSGSQDLVPAPDLPYRPQDPQSYHPGIGLIGCGGITKDHLTAYKAAGYRVVAFCDVNLENAERRRAEFYPDAAVFQNAADLLARDDVEVVDIATHPAVRPPLIEAALLAGKHVLSQKPFVLDLDVGERLVALSESCDRKLAVNQNGRWAPHFSYAREAVRRGLLGDVNGVHMSIEWDHRWTEGTPFAEIKHLILYDYAIHWFDMIHCLLRNQTPLRVFASTTRTKTQTMMPPLGAQVAFEFEHAQASLSFDAATIYGRQDRTYIAGDQGSVYSIGPNEKEQQLTLYTADGVSQPDLVGSWFPDGFHGSMGELLCAIEENRRPSHSAADNLFSLSLCFAAIHSTETHQTVVPGAIRRLPIDKK; encoded by the coding sequence GTGACTCCGGAAAAAACGAGAAAAACCGTCCCCCCGTCTGGCTCACAAGATCTCGTACCCGCGCCTGACCTCCCGTATCGCCCCCAAGACCCGCAAAGCTACCATCCGGGAATTGGCCTGATTGGCTGCGGCGGAATCACCAAGGACCACCTGACCGCCTACAAAGCGGCCGGCTATCGTGTTGTCGCATTCTGCGATGTGAATCTCGAAAATGCGGAGCGGCGCCGCGCTGAATTCTATCCCGACGCCGCCGTCTTTCAAAACGCCGCCGACCTGCTGGCTCGCGACGACGTCGAAGTGGTCGACATTGCAACGCACCCCGCGGTCCGCCCTCCGCTGATCGAAGCGGCCCTCTTGGCCGGCAAGCATGTGCTGAGTCAAAAGCCGTTCGTGCTCGATCTCGACGTCGGCGAACGCCTGGTCGCGCTGTCGGAGAGCTGCGATCGCAAGTTGGCGGTCAATCAAAACGGACGCTGGGCGCCCCATTTCAGTTATGCCCGCGAAGCGGTTCGTCGTGGGCTGCTGGGTGACGTCAACGGCGTTCACATGTCGATCGAATGGGACCATCGCTGGACCGAGGGGACTCCGTTCGCCGAGATCAAGCATTTGATCCTCTACGACTACGCGATCCACTGGTTCGACATGATCCATTGCCTCCTCCGCAATCAAACGCCGCTGCGGGTCTTCGCTTCGACCACCCGAACCAAGACGCAGACGATGATGCCGCCGCTCGGCGCCCAAGTGGCGTTCGAATTTGAGCACGCCCAGGCGTCCCTCTCCTTCGACGCCGCAACGATTTACGGCCGTCAGGATCGCACCTATATCGCCGGCGACCAGGGAAGCGTTTACAGCATCGGGCCGAACGAAAAAGAGCAACAGCTGACGCTCTACACGGCGGACGGCGTCAGTCAGCCCGATCTGGTCGGCAGCTGGTTCCCCGACGGCTTTCATGGGTCGATGGGGGAACTGCTCTGTGCGATTGAAGAAAATCGGCGGCCGAGTCACTCGGCCGCCGACAATCTGTTCAGTCTGTCGCTCTGCTTCGCCGCGATCCATAGCACCGAGACCCATCAAACGGTCGTTCCCGGCGCGATCCGGCGATTGCCGATCGACAAAAAGTAG
- a CDS encoding response regulator transcription factor produces the protein MSEDTTKETDRKRILLVDDDAEIVETLRYALESRGYETIVARDGNQGLALVEREDPDLVILDMMMPKRSGFLVLEKLRQTRPVPIRVIMVTANEGSRHKAYAEMLGVDDYIRKPFPMDRLLESVERLLK, from the coding sequence ATGAGCGAAGACACGACCAAAGAAACGGACAGGAAGCGAATTCTGTTGGTCGACGATGACGCCGAAATCGTCGAGACCCTCCGTTACGCTCTTGAATCGCGCGGATACGAGACCATCGTCGCTCGCGACGGAAATCAAGGTCTGGCGCTGGTCGAACGCGAAGATCCCGATCTGGTGATCCTCGACATGATGATGCCGAAGCGGAGCGGATTCCTGGTGCTCGAGAAGCTGCGCCAAACGCGTCCTGTCCCAATTCGGGTCATTATGGTGACCGCTAACGAGGGGAGCCGGCACAAGGCCTACGCCGAAATGCTGGGGGTCGACGACTACATCCGCAAGCCGTTCCCGATGGACCGGCTGCTCGAAAGCGTCGAAAGACTGCTGAAATAG
- a CDS encoding PrkA family serine protein kinase, translated as MAKGSDIVALLTERQNLEQFRKKNWQGSFLEYLDLVAENPLIVRNAFQRCYDMIMGYGVEQYEESRELRTHYKFFDDPVDGGRDAIFGLRDAQIQLVNALKSAANGYGIEKRVLLLHGPVGSSKSTMARLLKKGLERYSAQDDGALYSLGWVVPGDDNVHWCPMNEEPLHLIPDAHRAEVAARFNTDAPHLRYPVKITGDLCPFCRFMFNEALHQKGGDWGSVVKDVRVRRILLSEQDRVGIGTFQPKDEKNQDSTELTGDINYRKIAEYGTDSDPRAFNFDGEFNVANRGIVEFIEVLKLDVAFLYDLLGASQEHKVKPKKFAQTDIDEVILGHTNEPEYRRLQNNEFMEALRDRTVKIDVPYVTRLSDEIKIYEKDYNSERVKGKHIAPHTIEMAAMWAILTRLEEPKNANLTLMQKLKLYDGKTLPGFTEENVKELKTQTKREGMLGISPRYVQDKISNALVAHPDATSINPFMVLNELETGLKNHSLITSEEQRDHYRELLEVVKEEYENIVKNEVQRAIAADEDAMQRLCANYIDNVKAYTQREKVKNKFTGQYEEPDERLMRSIEEKIDIPDSRKDDFRREIMNYIGALSIDGKKFDYKTNERLYKALQLKLFEDQKDSIKLTSLVSNVIDQDTQEKIDVVKGRLIRDYGYDDESATDVLNFVASIFARGDVKN; from the coding sequence ATGGCGAAGGGCTCAGACATCGTCGCTCTGCTTACCGAGCGACAGAATCTAGAACAGTTCCGCAAAAAGAACTGGCAGGGAAGCTTTCTGGAATACCTCGACCTGGTCGCGGAAAACCCGCTGATCGTCCGCAACGCGTTCCAACGCTGCTACGACATGATCATGGGTTATGGCGTCGAACAGTACGAGGAGTCACGGGAACTCCGCACGCATTACAAGTTCTTTGATGATCCGGTCGACGGCGGTCGCGACGCGATCTTCGGCCTGCGAGACGCGCAGATCCAATTGGTCAACGCACTGAAGAGTGCGGCCAACGGCTACGGCATCGAAAAACGCGTTCTCTTGTTGCACGGACCAGTCGGCAGCAGCAAAAGCACGATGGCGCGGCTTCTGAAGAAAGGGCTCGAACGCTACTCGGCGCAAGACGATGGCGCCCTTTATTCGCTCGGCTGGGTCGTGCCTGGGGACGACAACGTTCATTGGTGCCCAATGAACGAAGAGCCGCTTCACCTGATTCCTGACGCTCATCGAGCGGAAGTCGCGGCGCGTTTTAACACGGACGCGCCGCACCTCCGCTACCCGGTCAAGATCACGGGCGACTTGTGCCCGTTCTGCCGCTTCATGTTCAACGAAGCGCTCCACCAGAAAGGTGGCGACTGGGGAAGCGTCGTTAAAGACGTCCGGGTACGCCGGATCTTGCTCAGTGAGCAGGACCGGGTCGGCATCGGCACCTTCCAGCCGAAGGACGAAAAGAACCAGGACTCGACCGAACTGACCGGCGACATCAACTATCGCAAGATCGCTGAGTACGGTACCGACAGCGATCCCCGGGCCTTCAACTTTGACGGTGAATTCAACGTCGCCAACCGCGGCATCGTGGAGTTTATCGAAGTCTTGAAGCTCGATGTGGCGTTCCTGTACGACCTGCTCGGCGCGAGCCAGGAACATAAGGTCAAGCCGAAGAAATTCGCCCAGACCGACATCGACGAAGTGATTCTCGGTCATACGAACGAGCCGGAATATCGCCGCTTGCAGAATAACGAGTTCATGGAAGCGCTCCGCGATCGTACGGTCAAGATCGACGTTCCGTACGTCACGCGATTGTCGGACGAGATCAAGATCTACGAGAAGGACTACAACAGCGAACGAGTCAAAGGGAAGCATATCGCACCGCACACCATTGAGATGGCGGCAATGTGGGCGATTTTGACTCGGCTGGAAGAGCCGAAAAACGCCAACTTGACGCTCATGCAAAAGCTGAAGCTGTATGACGGCAAGACTTTGCCAGGCTTCACCGAAGAGAACGTCAAAGAGCTGAAGACCCAGACGAAGCGGGAAGGGATGCTTGGCATTTCGCCACGGTACGTCCAGGACAAGATCTCCAACGCCTTGGTGGCTCATCCTGACGCCACTTCGATTAACCCGTTCATGGTGCTCAACGAACTCGAGACAGGGCTGAAGAATCACTCCCTGATTACGAGCGAAGAGCAGCGTGACCACTATCGCGAACTGTTAGAAGTGGTGAAGGAAGAGTACGAGAACATCGTGAAGAACGAAGTTCAGCGTGCCATCGCCGCCGACGAAGACGCGATGCAGCGTTTGTGCGCCAATTACATTGACAACGTCAAGGCGTACACGCAGCGGGAAAAGGTCAAGAACAAGTTTACCGGTCAATACGAAGAGCCTGACGAACGCTTGATGCGGTCGATCGAAGAAAAGATCGACATTCCGGATAGTCGCAAAGACGACTTCCGCCGCGAAATCATGAACTACATCGGCGCTCTCTCGATCGACGGCAAGAAGTTCGACTACAAAACCAACGAACGCTTGTACAAAGCGTTGCAATTGAAACTGTTCGAGGATCAGAAGGACTCGATCAAACTCACTAGTCTCGTCTCGAACGTGATCGACCAAGATACGCAAGAGAAGATTGACGTGGTGAAAGGTCGGCTGATTCGCGATTACGGCTACGACGACGAAAGTGCGACCGACGTGTTGAACTTCGTCGCCAGCATCTTTGCCCGAGGAGACGTCAAGAACTAA
- a CDS encoding DUF444 family protein: MSLKIDRDASRFKEIVRGRIRSNLRKYVTHGEMIGRKGKDLVSIPVPQLDVPHFRYGKNEGGVGQGEGKVGDPVGRGQDGDGAGEAGSEPGRHLLEVEVSLDELAAMLGDELELPKIQPKGDANLKQERHRYDSIRSSGPESLRHFRRTFVKALRRQIASGGYSPDKPVIIPIREDTRYRAWSTIEQPEANAAIIYMMDVSGSMTDEQKQIVRTEAFWIDTWLKSQYSDVERRYVIHDAAAKEVDEETFYHTRESGGTRISTAYKTAAEIIDRDFPASQWNIYCFQFSDGDNWGEDNQRCMRMLEEKFLPICNLFCYGQVESPYGSGEYIRSLAGHFGRGHENLILSEIEDRAAIYESIKTFLGKGK; the protein is encoded by the coding sequence GTGTCGTTAAAGATTGACCGTGATGCGTCTCGTTTCAAGGAGATTGTGCGAGGACGTATTCGCAGCAACCTCCGGAAGTACGTGACGCATGGCGAGATGATCGGCCGCAAGGGGAAGGATCTCGTCAGCATCCCCGTACCGCAGCTCGACGTTCCCCATTTTCGCTACGGCAAAAATGAAGGAGGCGTCGGGCAAGGGGAGGGGAAGGTCGGCGATCCGGTCGGTCGCGGTCAAGATGGCGACGGCGCCGGCGAAGCCGGCTCGGAACCAGGGCGTCACCTTCTGGAAGTCGAAGTATCGCTCGATGAACTCGCGGCGATGCTCGGCGACGAGCTGGAGCTGCCGAAGATCCAGCCCAAAGGGGACGCCAATCTGAAGCAAGAGCGGCATCGCTACGACAGCATCCGCAGCAGCGGTCCTGAATCGCTCCGCCACTTCCGCCGGACGTTCGTCAAAGCGCTTCGCCGGCAAATCGCTTCCGGCGGGTACTCGCCCGACAAGCCGGTCATCATTCCGATCCGGGAGGATACTCGCTATCGCGCCTGGTCGACGATCGAGCAGCCGGAAGCGAACGCGGCGATCATCTACATGATGGACGTCTCCGGTTCGATGACCGACGAGCAAAAGCAAATCGTGCGAACCGAAGCGTTCTGGATCGACACTTGGTTAAAGAGCCAGTACAGCGACGTCGAACGTCGCTACGTGATTCATGACGCGGCGGCCAAGGAAGTGGACGAAGAGACTTTTTATCACACGCGGGAAAGCGGCGGGACGCGGATCAGCACCGCTTACAAAACGGCGGCCGAGATCATCGATCGCGACTTCCCGGCGAGTCAGTGGAACATCTACTGCTTCCAGTTCTCCGATGGAGACAACTGGGGCGAAGATAACCAGCGTTGCATGCGAATGCTGGAAGAGAAGTTTTTACCCATCTGCAACCTGTTTTGTTATGGCCAAGTCGAGAGCCCTTACGGCAGCGGCGAATACATTCGTTCGCTCGCCGGTCACTTCGGCCGCGGTCACGAGAACTTGATCCTTTCCGAGATCGAAGATCGCGCTGCGATCTACGAGTCGATCAAGACATTCTTGGGAAAGGGGAAGTAG
- a CDS encoding SpoVR family protein, with product MPITNRTFANLPAELVDVQLQMEEYAAGYGLDFFPTIFELVNVDQLNAIAAYGGFPTRYPHWRFGMEYEKLSRGYHYGLQKIYELVINNDPCYAYLLSSNEFSDHKLVMAHVYGHCDFFKCNYWFSQTNRKMIDNMANHGNRIRRYMDRFGVEEVENFIDNCLSIEDLIDIHSPFIRRYAPDESSQFKSPTDAGEAELPQSRRLPAKGYMDSFINPAPRGGDDLPAMRETKAIHAPAEPMKDVMLFLLQYAPLSQWQLDVLSIIRDEAYYFAPQGQTKIMNEGWATYWHSTIMTRHGLNASEVISYADHTSGTLATSPSRLNPYKLGLELLRDVEDRWNRGCFGPEYDDCDDMRERADWDKQLGLGRQKIFEVRRIHNDLTFIDEFLTLDFCRQNKLFQFGYNKHADYYEIESREFPKVKQQLLFSLTNMGRPEIYVKDGNYKNRSELYLQHRFNGVELKLNYAHDTLKNLYALWRRPVHIETVLDDHVTIVSFDGTNHEIKKTDEKVVAAEG from the coding sequence ATGCCCATTACCAATCGGACCTTTGCGAATCTTCCCGCGGAGCTGGTCGACGTCCAGCTGCAGATGGAAGAATATGCCGCCGGGTATGGGCTCGACTTTTTCCCGACGATTTTTGAGCTGGTCAACGTCGACCAGTTGAACGCGATCGCCGCTTACGGCGGCTTCCCGACTCGCTATCCGCACTGGCGGTTCGGGATGGAGTACGAAAAGCTGTCGCGCGGCTACCACTACGGCTTGCAGAAGATCTACGAGCTGGTGATCAATAACGATCCCTGCTACGCCTACTTGTTGTCGAGCAACGAGTTTTCCGACCACAAGCTGGTGATGGCCCACGTCTATGGGCACTGCGACTTCTTCAAGTGCAACTATTGGTTCAGCCAGACCAATCGCAAGATGATCGACAACATGGCGAATCACGGCAACCGGATTCGTCGCTACATGGATCGATTTGGGGTCGAAGAGGTCGAGAACTTCATCGACAACTGCCTCAGCATTGAGGACCTGATCGACATCCACTCGCCGTTCATCCGTCGGTACGCGCCCGACGAATCAAGTCAATTCAAGTCGCCGACCGACGCGGGCGAAGCTGAGCTTCCCCAGTCGCGGCGACTACCGGCCAAAGGGTACATGGATTCGTTCATCAATCCCGCGCCGCGCGGCGGAGACGATCTGCCGGCGATGCGCGAGACCAAAGCGATCCATGCGCCCGCCGAGCCGATGAAGGACGTCATGCTGTTTCTGCTGCAATATGCGCCGCTCAGCCAATGGCAACTCGACGTCCTCTCGATCATTCGGGACGAAGCGTACTACTTTGCCCCGCAAGGGCAGACCAAGATCATGAACGAAGGTTGGGCCACCTACTGGCACTCGACCATCATGACGCGGCACGGCCTGAACGCGTCGGAGGTGATCAGCTACGCCGACCATACCTCGGGCACGCTTGCGACCAGCCCGTCACGACTGAATCCGTACAAATTGGGGCTGGAACTCCTCCGCGACGTCGAAGATCGCTGGAACCGCGGCTGCTTTGGTCCCGAGTACGACGACTGCGACGACATGCGGGAGCGAGCCGACTGGGACAAACAACTGGGCCTGGGACGTCAAAAAATCTTCGAGGTCCGCCGGATCCATAACGACCTGACCTTTATTGACGAGTTCCTGACGCTCGACTTCTGTCGGCAGAACAAGCTGTTCCAGTTCGGCTACAACAAGCACGCCGACTATTACGAAATTGAAAGCCGCGAGTTTCCAAAGGTGAAGCAGCAACTGCTCTTCAGCTTGACCAACATGGGGCGGCCCGAAATCTACGTAAAGGATGGAAACTATAAGAACCGAAGCGAACTTTACCTTCAGCATCGTTTCAACGGAGTGGAGCTGAAGCTCAATTACGCACATGACACGCTCAAGAATCTGTACGCCCTGTGGCGTCGGCCGGTCCATATCGAGACCGTCTTGGACGATCATGTGACCATTGTCTCGTTCGACGGAACGAATCACGAGATCAAGAAAACGGATGAGAAAGTGGTCGCGGCGGAAGGCTAA
- the hemQ gene encoding hydrogen peroxide-dependent heme synthase, with amino-acid sequence MSHGRPGQTPPPPPSIIPTEGWHCAHFFYSFDRALLGAFDFDEMEAGRAELMQILNPEEGAVERLQTSIVSGHKADFGVMIMDPDPLKVDSIHQSILASTLGPAIQATYSFISLSEVSEYVPSVEQYGERLVRDGEVAGSEAYEAKVNAYRQREPMMRKQRLTPEFPQWPATCFYPMNKKRKVGENWFTLPFSERNALMAEHAQSGMQFAGRVSQLITVSVGLDDWEWGVTLWARNPEYLKEIVYKMRFDEASARYAEFGPFYTSYVCTAEEMLNHCRVR; translated from the coding sequence ATGAGTCACGGTCGCCCTGGTCAAACGCCTCCCCCCCCGCCGTCGATTATTCCGACCGAAGGTTGGCATTGCGCTCACTTCTTCTACTCGTTCGATCGGGCCCTGTTAGGGGCGTTCGACTTTGACGAAATGGAAGCGGGACGAGCCGAACTGATGCAGATCCTCAATCCCGAGGAAGGCGCCGTCGAGCGACTGCAGACTTCGATCGTCAGCGGACACAAGGCTGACTTCGGCGTGATGATCATGGATCCTGATCCGCTCAAGGTCGACTCGATCCATCAGTCGATTCTGGCGTCGACCCTCGGTCCGGCGATTCAAGCGACTTACTCGTTCATCTCGCTGTCGGAAGTCTCGGAATACGTTCCGTCGGTCGAGCAGTATGGCGAACGTCTGGTGCGCGACGGCGAAGTCGCCGGCAGCGAAGCGTACGAAGCGAAGGTCAACGCCTATCGTCAGCGCGAGCCGATGATGCGGAAGCAGCGGCTGACGCCGGAGTTTCCTCAGTGGCCGGCGACCTGCTTCTATCCGATGAACAAAAAGCGCAAGGTCGGCGAGAACTGGTTCACGCTCCCGTTCAGCGAACGGAACGCGCTGATGGCTGAACATGCGCAAAGCGGCATGCAGTTCGCCGGGCGGGTGTCGCAGTTGATCACGGTCAGCGTCGGACTCGACGATTGGGAATGGGGCGTGACCCTGTGGGCCCGCAATCCCGAATACCTGAAAGAGATCGTCTACAAGATGCGGTTTGATGAAGCGAGCGCCCGCTACGCCGAATTCGGACCGTTTTACACCAGCTACGTCTGCACCGCGGAAGAAATGCTCAACCATTGCCGCGTTCGCTAA